Proteins from a genomic interval of Ciona intestinalis chromosome 9, KH, whole genome shotgun sequence:
- the LOC104265992 gene encoding uncharacterized protein LOC104265992: MRGAWLAFIAGLLNLSATIAYRDAFYCRPSDLGICASRELEIRKQHCVANNATNPCHTISSITLHDAGKYTHLKHCGVTISICQKVQLKAGKYLLCRSECNKAVKNGKYSVFNFILLFVVTFVIYL; the protein is encoded by the exons ATGCGAGGTGCATGGCTGGCGTTTATTgcag GGTTGCTGAACCTGAGTGCAACTATTGCCTACCGAGATGCGTTTTATTGCAGACCAAGTGACCTAGGCATATGTGCTTCCAGGGAGCTTGAGATACGAAAACAACATTGTGTAGCAAACAATGCAACGAATCCATGCCATACTATTAGCTCAA tTACATTGCACGACGCCGGGAAATACACGCATCTAAAGCACTGCGGTGTAACGATAAGCATTTGTCAAAAAGTGCAATTAAAAGCTGGGAAGTATTTATTGTGTCGCAGTGAATGTAACAAAGCtgtaaaaaatggaaaatattctgttttcaattttattttgttgtttgtcgTAACGTTtgtgatatatttataa